One genomic segment of Helianthus annuus cultivar XRQ/B chromosome 14, HanXRQr2.0-SUNRISE, whole genome shotgun sequence includes these proteins:
- the LOC110906829 gene encoding protein LONGIFOLIA 1-like, with protein sequence MSLDDQQTMRHHCGHLIIVNHCLLNMAVFENAKKNGPGNIENLVQKLTRLNSTHDEAHTNYIASLCENTKPGDRYISKILLASGLLLRDLRSNLTTFQFHSSGHPINPELFLVLEQTKFSNTPEKIIKKEKFHRKLIFDAFNEILAGKLALAVPFQKSFKLVKKTLNGQKLLRDLCLEIEQLQAKKNKENISLEEEDDGLKSVLWEEVLNRAESWTDYDGELSVLALEVERLIFKDLVNEVFLGEAADGRRIKPGRRCRRLFSK encoded by the exons ATGTCCCTAGACGATCAGCAAACTATGCGTCATCACTGTGGTCATTTGATCATAGTCAATCACTGTCTACTGAATAT GGCCGTCTTTGAAAATGCTAAAAAAAATGGCCCTGGGAATATTGAAAATCTGGTTCAAAAACTCACAAGGCTCAACTCAACTCACGATGAAGCACACACCAATTACATTGCATCTCTCTGTGAAAACACAAAGCCCGGTGATCGGTATATATCCAAGATTCTATTAGCTTCCGGGCTCCTACTAAGAGACCTCAGGTCAAACCTCACCACCTTCCAGTTCCACTCTTCGGGCCACCCGATAAACCCTGAGCTATTTCTGGTATTGGAACAAACCAAATTCAGCAACACACCCGAAAAGATCATCAAAAAGGAAAAATTCCACAGGAAGCTTATTTTCGACGCTTTTAATGAGATTCTTGCAGGAAAGTTAGCTTTAGCGGTTCCTTTTCAGAAGTCTTTTAAGCTCGTGAAGAAGACGCTGAATGGACAAAAGCTTTTGAGGGATTTATGTTTAGAGATAGAACAGTTACAAGCGAAAAAGAATAAGGAAAACATCAGTTTAGAGGAGGAAGACGACGGGTTGAAAAGTGTTTTATGGGAGGAAGTATTGAATCGCGCAGAAAGCTGGACCGATTATGATGGTGAGTTGTCGGTTCTTGCATTGGAGGTTGAAAGATTaatttttaaagatttggttaatgaAGTTTTTTTGGGTGAGGCTGCTGATGGTAGGCGAATTAAGCCCGGAAGACGTTGCAGACGGTTGTTTTCAAAGTAG